The Limanda limanda chromosome 13, fLimLim1.1, whole genome shotgun sequence genome has a window encoding:
- the alg3 gene encoding dol-P-Man:Man(5)GlcNAc(2)-PP-Dol alpha-1,3-mannosyltransferase, giving the protein MAGGVRRKPPGAPAPLLGKLRTLWQDKHLVLFQPEYTLLVVSVLWLLEIGINVWVIQKVAYTEIDWKAYMEEVEGVINGTYDYTELKGGTGPLVYPAGFVYIFTALYYITSHGVNIRLAQYIFAAFYLITLLLVFRIYNRTKKVPPYVFFFVCCASYRIHSIFVLRLFNDPVAMMLLFAAVNLFMDGYWTVGCAIYSLAVSVKMNVLLFAPGLLFLLLSEFGLIRTIPKLSLCAGIQFLLGLPFLMENPSGYVSRAFDLGRQFMFKWTVNWRFLPETLFLNRNFHLLLLAVHLLALLLFALRRWKRPGESIFDLLKEPGKRKMPPQENSVDQIVLILFTSNFIGMCFSRSLHYQFYVWYFHTLPFLLWSGGVKKLAHLLRVLILGLIELSWNTYPSTNGSSAALHVCHLIILLCLWLAPPLQSAPEEDPQAKPVKDKSQ; this is encoded by the exons ATGGCAGGAGGTGTGCGGAGGAAGCCCCCTGGCGCCCCGGCCCCTCTGTTGGGGAAGCTCCGGACGCTGTGGCAGGACAAGCACCTGGTCCTGTTCCAGCCGGAGTACACGCTGCTGGTCGTGTCCGTGCTGTGGCTCCTGGAGATCGGCATCAACGTGTGGGTCATCCAGAAAGTGGCGT ACACTGAGATAGACTGGAAAGCCTACATGGAGGAAGTAGAGGGCGTCATCAACGGAACATACGACTACACTGAGCTTAAAGGAGGCACGGGTCCCCTGGT GTACCCGGCTGGCTTTGTCTACATCTTCACTGCTCTTTACTACATCACCAGCCACGGTGTGAACATACGTCTGGCTCAGTACATCTTCGCTGCTTTCTACCTAATCACGCTACTGCTTGTCTTCAGGATATACAACCGCACTAAGAAG GTTCCGCCCTACGtgttcttctttgtgtgttgcGCCTCCTATAGGATCCACTCCATCTTTGTGCTGCGTCTCTTCAACGACCCAGTGGCCATGATGCTGCTGTTTGCAGCCGTCAACCTCTTCATGGATGGATACTGGACCGTGGGATGTGCCATCTACAG tttAGCAGTGTCTGTGAAAATGAACGTGCTTCTGTTTGCCCCCGGGCtacttttcctcctcctgtctgagTTTGGTCTTATCAGGACAATCCCCAAACTTTCTCTGTGCGCGGGAATACAG TTTTTGCTCGGCCTCCCTTTTCTCATGGAGAATCCCAGTGGTTACGTGAGCAGGGCTTTTGATCTTGGCCGTCAGTTCATGTTTAAGTGGACGGTGAACTGGCGCTTCCTGCCCGAGACGCTCTTCCTGAATCGCAACTTCCATTTACTCCTGCTCGCTGTCCACCTGCTCGCCTTGTTGCTCTTTGCTCTCCGCCGGTGGAAGAG GCCAGGTGAGAGCATCTTCGATCTTCTCAAGGAGCCCGGCAAGAGGAAAATGCCTCCTCAGGAGAATTCCGTGGAT CAGATAGTCCTGATTCTGTTCACCTCTAACTTCATCGGCATGTGCTTCAGTCGTTCGTTGCACTACCAGTTCTATGTCTGGTACTTCCACACGCTGCCTTTCCTGCTCTGGAGTGGGGGAGTCAAGAAGCTGGCCCATCTGCTCAG GGTCCTGATCCTGGGTCTGATCGAGCTTTCGTGGAACACGTACCCCTCCACCAACGGCAGCTCAGCCGCCCTCCACGTCTGccacctcatcatcctcctctgtctgtggctGGCTCCGCCCCTGCAGTCAGCCCCCGAAGAAGACCCACAGGCCAAACCTGTGAAGGACAAATCGCAGTGA